A genomic region of Geothrix edaphica contains the following coding sequences:
- the rph gene encoding ribonuclease PH gives MRGNGDLRGLEFETGVQLHAAGSCLVKLGRTHVLCSASLEEKVPGWMKGRGTGWLTAEYGMLPAATNTRSDREAARGKQQGRTVEIQRLIGRSLRQAIDLAALGERTLTVDCDVLNADGGTRCAAITGAWVAVALALKARGLEAAVVRQVAAVSAGVVEAGEGRRGVVLDLEYEEDHLAAVDCNLVAARPAGGGELLLVELQGTGEGRPFSRSEADALVDLGLAGCAALMEAQRAVLA, from the coding sequence ATGCGCGGCAACGGCGACCTTCGGGGCCTGGAATTTGAAACCGGCGTCCAGCTCCATGCGGCCGGATCCTGCCTGGTGAAGCTGGGCCGCACGCATGTGCTCTGCTCGGCCAGCCTGGAGGAGAAGGTGCCCGGCTGGATGAAGGGGCGGGGCACGGGCTGGCTCACGGCCGAATACGGCATGCTGCCCGCGGCCACGAACACGCGGTCTGACCGCGAGGCCGCCAGGGGGAAGCAGCAGGGCCGGACCGTGGAGATCCAGCGGCTCATCGGCCGCAGCCTGCGCCAGGCCATCGACCTGGCGGCCCTGGGCGAGCGCACCCTCACGGTGGACTGCGATGTGCTGAACGCCGACGGCGGCACCCGCTGCGCCGCCATCACCGGGGCCTGGGTGGCCGTGGCGCTGGCGCTGAAGGCCCGGGGGCTGGAGGCCGCCGTGGTCCGCCAGGTGGCGGCCGTGAGCGCGGGCGTCGTGGAAGCCGGTGAAGGCCGCCGGGGCGTAGTGCTGGATCTGGAATATGAGGAGGACCACCTCGCCGCCGTGGACTGCAACCTGGTGGCGGCGCGGCCTGCCGGGGGCGGGGAGCTGCTGCTGGTGGAGCTCCAGGGCACGGGCGAGGGCCGCCCCTTCAGCCGATCTGAGGCGGATGCCCTCGTGGACCTGGGCCTGGCCGGCTGTGCCGCCCTCATGGAGGCGCAGCGGGCGGTCCTCGCATGA
- a CDS encoding RpiB/LacA/LacB family sugar-phosphate isomerase, with translation MKLGFASDHAGFDLKERLKAWAQGQGHEVVDFGTDGSASVDYPDFAHRAAEGRDRWERLVLVCGSGIGISIAANRHAGIRCALVTSPEHAALARQHNDANAIAFGQRLTDPLKAEYYLKLFLGTPFEGGRHQGRVDKIEWKGC, from the coding sequence ATGAAGCTCGGATTTGCAAGCGATCATGCGGGGTTCGACCTGAAGGAAAGGCTCAAGGCCTGGGCGCAGGGTCAGGGACATGAGGTGGTGGATTTCGGCACGGATGGTTCGGCCTCGGTGGACTACCCGGATTTCGCGCATCGGGCGGCGGAGGGCCGGGACCGGTGGGAGCGCCTGGTGCTGGTCTGCGGATCCGGCATCGGCATCAGCATCGCGGCCAACCGCCATGCTGGCATCCGCTGCGCGCTGGTGACCTCCCCTGAGCACGCGGCACTGGCGCGACAGCACAATGACGCGAACGCCATCGCTTTCGGCCAGCGGCTGACGGATCCGCTCAAGGCGGAATACTACCTGAAATTGTTCCTGGGCACACCTTTTGAAGGAGGGCGCCACCAGGGGCGGGTGGACAAGATCGAATGGAAGGGGTGCTGA
- a CDS encoding DEAD/DEAH box helicase: MLNPFLQYRPQDRGFLLCMPEAVEPAEWARALRTLPGELQGRERLTPAKAQIFLPDATLVEMHALPLRWQRAYPWLSSLALRPGNAGPTLRYWAAALRLLQSLVVRGALLPQLDTRGNPWKARWGVSLTSPSDRTALRQLAEAMPPAAMAFPENDTWGFTKTVPLGELDAFDIEDDLAMPPSVDAVLGAFLEDGADFVMRFVAGGLRAGDDPRLGLIHRLRGHKRDRLPWDERLMVALSHQLPEFPTIGITERTLGEQLVQWSEGARPQWMRPSLRLEAPPVPTHSQEVQEADRLAEEGWILKVGLETEAGADIGVAKLWEPSTEPEVLQARQVLLRGLARAVPFFPALERALAGQRPEDLLLRPTEAWGFLTRGAAQLKEAGFLVHIPEALADFGGAKRLRAKVRLGARSVDEAATQIQAGLEGSVSADWSLMLGDDALSVEDFAQMASLKHPLVAWKGKWVALDPETLKQISTVLQASRGAGFESMTKGEALAAALTGTARIPGVSEAIEVEVAGDFGAALEDLKILPDKPITQPASFHGQLRPYQLRGLAWLEGLSRLGLGGILADDMGLGKTIQVLALLLHRQEQSPQHGPATLLVCPTSLLGNWERELAKFAPSLPVFVHHGNNRDRLPATFKPHTLVLTTYGVVRREEDTFSTHAWGMVVVDEAQAIKNAGSAQAKAVRKLRGNFRLALTGTPIENRLTELWAIMSAGLPGYLGSESQFKEHFATPIEKYRDPDVAGELRQRIGPFILRRLKSDKSIIQDLPEKQEMKVFTTLSREQAELYQYRVAKMDEELEATTGIERRGRILALLTHLKQICNHPSQFLKAQGPYRGRSGKLDRLTEMLEEVVEAGERALVFTQFKEMGDRLQIHLQDALGFEPPFLHGGTTREGRDELVRAFQEDPDSSPVLLLSLKAGGVGLNLTAATHVFHFDRWWNPAVEDQATDRTYRIGQTKNVQVHKLVTIGTLEEKIDALLESKRDLADRVVGTGEGWLTELDDDALRRLVALDPDAELMDPDEGNGDEPAPKPVRRKAKEVAP; the protein is encoded by the coding sequence ATGCTGAACCCCTTCCTCCAGTACCGTCCCCAGGACCGTGGCTTCCTGCTCTGCATGCCCGAGGCGGTGGAACCCGCCGAGTGGGCGCGGGCCCTCCGCACCCTGCCGGGCGAGCTGCAGGGCCGGGAGCGCCTCACCCCCGCCAAGGCCCAGATCTTCCTGCCCGACGCCACCCTGGTGGAGATGCACGCGCTGCCCCTCCGCTGGCAGCGGGCCTACCCCTGGCTGTCCTCCCTGGCCCTGCGCCCCGGGAACGCCGGGCCCACCCTCCGCTACTGGGCCGCGGCCCTGCGCCTGCTCCAGTCCCTGGTGGTCCGCGGCGCCCTGCTGCCCCAGCTGGACACCCGCGGGAACCCCTGGAAGGCCCGCTGGGGCGTGAGCCTCACCAGCCCCTCGGACCGCACGGCCCTGCGCCAGCTGGCGGAGGCCATGCCACCGGCGGCCATGGCCTTCCCCGAGAACGACACCTGGGGCTTCACCAAGACCGTGCCCCTGGGCGAGCTGGATGCCTTCGACATCGAGGACGACCTGGCCATGCCCCCCTCCGTGGACGCCGTGCTGGGCGCCTTCCTGGAGGACGGGGCCGACTTCGTCATGCGCTTCGTGGCCGGCGGCCTCCGGGCCGGGGACGACCCGCGCCTGGGCCTCATCCACCGGCTCCGGGGGCACAAGCGCGACCGCCTGCCCTGGGACGAGCGGCTCATGGTGGCCCTGTCCCATCAGCTGCCCGAGTTCCCCACCATCGGCATCACCGAGCGCACCCTGGGCGAGCAGCTGGTCCAATGGAGCGAGGGCGCCCGGCCCCAGTGGATGCGGCCCAGCCTGCGGCTCGAGGCCCCGCCCGTGCCCACCCACAGCCAGGAGGTCCAGGAGGCCGACCGGCTGGCGGAGGAGGGCTGGATCCTCAAGGTGGGCCTGGAGACCGAGGCCGGCGCGGACATCGGCGTGGCGAAGCTCTGGGAGCCCAGCACCGAACCTGAGGTCCTCCAGGCCCGTCAGGTGCTGCTGCGGGGCCTGGCCCGGGCCGTGCCCTTCTTCCCCGCCCTGGAGCGGGCCCTGGCGGGCCAGCGGCCCGAGGACCTCCTGCTCCGGCCCACGGAGGCCTGGGGCTTCCTGACCCGCGGCGCGGCGCAACTGAAGGAGGCCGGCTTCCTCGTCCACATCCCCGAGGCCCTGGCGGACTTCGGCGGCGCCAAGCGCCTGCGCGCCAAGGTGCGCCTGGGCGCCCGCAGCGTGGACGAGGCCGCCACCCAGATCCAGGCGGGCCTGGAGGGCAGCGTCAGCGCCGACTGGTCCCTCATGCTGGGCGACGACGCCCTGAGCGTGGAGGACTTCGCCCAGATGGCGAGCCTCAAGCACCCGCTGGTGGCCTGGAAGGGCAAGTGGGTGGCCCTGGACCCCGAGACCCTCAAGCAGATCTCCACGGTGCTCCAGGCCAGCCGCGGCGCGGGCTTCGAGAGCATGACCAAGGGCGAGGCCCTGGCCGCCGCCCTCACGGGCACGGCCCGCATCCCGGGCGTGAGCGAAGCCATCGAGGTCGAAGTCGCCGGCGACTTCGGCGCCGCCCTCGAGGACTTGAAGATCCTGCCCGACAAGCCCATCACCCAGCCGGCCAGCTTCCATGGGCAGCTGCGCCCCTACCAGCTGCGCGGCCTCGCCTGGCTCGAGGGCCTCTCCCGCCTGGGCCTGGGCGGCATCCTGGCCGACGACATGGGCCTCGGCAAGACCATCCAGGTGCTCGCCCTGCTGCTGCATCGCCAGGAGCAGAGCCCCCAGCACGGGCCCGCCACGCTATTAGTCTGTCCCACCTCGCTGCTGGGCAACTGGGAGCGGGAGCTGGCCAAGTTCGCGCCCAGCCTGCCGGTCTTCGTGCACCACGGCAACAACCGGGATCGCCTGCCGGCCACCTTCAAACCGCACACCCTGGTGCTCACCACCTACGGCGTGGTGCGGCGCGAGGAGGACACGTTCTCGACCCACGCCTGGGGCATGGTGGTGGTGGACGAGGCCCAGGCCATCAAGAACGCCGGCTCCGCCCAGGCCAAGGCCGTGCGGAAGCTGCGGGGGAACTTCCGCCTGGCCCTCACGGGCACCCCCATCGAGAACCGCCTCACCGAGCTGTGGGCCATCATGAGCGCCGGCCTCCCCGGCTACCTCGGCAGCGAATCCCAGTTCAAGGAACACTTCGCCACGCCCATCGAGAAGTACCGCGATCCCGACGTCGCCGGCGAACTGCGCCAGCGCATCGGGCCCTTCATCCTGCGGCGCCTGAAGAGTGACAAATCCATCATCCAGGACCTGCCCGAGAAGCAGGAGATGAAGGTCTTCACGACGCTCAGCCGTGAGCAGGCCGAGCTCTACCAGTACCGCGTGGCGAAGATGGACGAGGAGCTGGAGGCCACCACGGGCATCGAGCGCCGGGGTCGCATCCTGGCCCTGCTCACGCACCTCAAACAGATCTGCAACCACCCCAGCCAGTTCTTGAAGGCCCAGGGCCCCTACCGGGGCCGCAGCGGCAAGCTGGATCGCCTCACCGAGATGCTGGAGGAAGTGGTCGAGGCCGGCGAGCGCGCCCTGGTCTTCACCCAGTTCAAGGAGATGGGCGACCGGCTCCAGATCCACCTCCAGGACGCCCTGGGCTTCGAGCCGCCCTTCCTCCACGGCGGCACCACGCGGGAAGGCCGCGACGAGCTGGTGCGGGCCTTCCAGGAGGACCCGGACTCATCACCGGTGCTGCTGCTCAGCCTGAAGGCCGGCGGTGTGGGTCTCAACCTCACGGCCGCCACCCACGTCTTCCACTTCGACCGCTGGTGGAACCCGGCCGTGGAGGACCAGGCCACGGACCGCACCTACCGCATCGGCCAGACGAAGAACGTGCAGGTCCACAAGCTGGTCACCATCGGCACCCTGGAGGAGAAGATCGACGCCCTGCTGGAATCCAAGCGCGACCTGGCGGACCGCGTGGTGGGCACGGGCGAGGGCTGGCTCACCGAGCTGGATGATGACGCCCTCCGGCGCCTGGTGGCGCTGGATCCAGATGCTGAGCTGATGGATCCCGATGAGGGGAACGGAGACGAGCCCGCACCAAAACCCGTCCGCCGGAAGGCCAAGGAGGTGGCGCCATGA
- a CDS encoding SWIM zinc finger family protein: MISHTDRFGATWWGRLWINGLEKLGDDYENRLPRGKKYAEDGHVSHFGVVPGEIQARVHGRKTYNVTLGLPALTAAQWEKALTRIAQESRFVASLLAGEMPQGLDETFREAGASLYPRVPKELQTHCDCPDWANPCKHVAAVCYVMAEALDRDPWLLFDLRGKSRDEVMQALQSALEAAAVAAPKKRGRPPKKQQTVADLLKREQAQPEPWRHLPDEAYDALPMPLPEISIPRVIPPDPSVFTQLGPLPHARIETSLCLAALMHRTAQWVLQQIEEGPRRLDDGESEAEFEQPASPFDTPLPPPAKPGRNWRHKKRRWGKKGGQ, translated from the coding sequence ATGATCAGCCACACCGATCGCTTCGGCGCCACCTGGTGGGGTCGCCTCTGGATCAACGGCCTCGAGAAGCTGGGGGACGACTACGAGAACCGCCTGCCCCGCGGCAAGAAGTACGCGGAGGACGGCCACGTGTCCCACTTCGGCGTGGTGCCCGGCGAGATCCAGGCCCGGGTCCATGGCCGCAAGACCTACAACGTGACCCTGGGCCTGCCGGCCCTCACCGCCGCCCAGTGGGAGAAGGCCCTGACCCGCATCGCCCAGGAGAGCCGCTTCGTGGCGTCGCTGCTGGCGGGCGAGATGCCGCAGGGACTGGACGAGACCTTCCGCGAAGCCGGCGCCAGCCTCTATCCGCGCGTGCCCAAGGAGCTCCAGACCCACTGCGACTGCCCGGACTGGGCCAATCCCTGCAAGCACGTGGCAGCCGTCTGCTACGTCATGGCCGAGGCCCTGGACCGCGACCCCTGGCTGCTCTTCGACCTGCGGGGGAAGTCGCGCGACGAGGTGATGCAGGCCCTCCAGTCCGCCCTGGAGGCCGCCGCCGTTGCCGCCCCCAAGAAACGCGGGCGGCCCCCGAAGAAGCAGCAGACCGTGGCGGACCTCCTCAAGCGGGAGCAGGCCCAGCCCGAGCCCTGGCGCCACCTTCCGGATGAGGCCTATGACGCCCTGCCCATGCCCCTCCCCGAGATCAGCATCCCCCGTGTGATCCCGCCGGACCCCTCCGTGTTCACCCAGCTGGGGCCCCTGCCCCACGCCCGCATCGAGACCAGCCTCTGCCTGGCGGCCCTCATGCACCGCACCGCCCAGTGGGTGCTACAGCAGATCGAGGAAGGCCCCCGCCGCCTGGATGACGGTGAATCCGAGGCCGAGTTCGAGCAGCCCGCCTCCCCCTTCGACACCCCCCTCCCGCCCCCGGCCAAGCCCGGCCGCAACTGGCGCCACAAGAAGCGGCGCTGGGGGAAAAAGGGCGGACAATAA
- a CDS encoding Rid family detoxifying hydrolase, whose translation MRTIATPNAPAAIGPYSQAQISGSHLFTSGQIPLVPETMEMVTGPIEAQAEQVLKNLAAVLAAANTGWDRVVKTTVFLTDMADFAAFNAIYEQVLGGAKPARSTVAVAALPRGAKVEIELIAEV comes from the coding sequence ATGCGCACCATCGCCACCCCGAACGCCCCCGCCGCCATCGGCCCCTACAGCCAGGCCCAGATCTCGGGCAGCCACCTGTTCACCTCCGGCCAGATCCCCCTCGTCCCCGAGACCATGGAGATGGTGACGGGGCCCATCGAAGCCCAGGCCGAGCAGGTGCTGAAGAACCTGGCCGCGGTCCTGGCCGCCGCCAACACGGGCTGGGACCGCGTGGTGAAGACCACGGTGTTCCTCACAGACATGGCCGACTTCGCCGCCTTCAACGCCATCTATGAGCAGGTCCTCGGCGGCGCCAAGCCCGCCCGCAGCACCGTGGCCGTGGCGGCCCTGCCCCGCGGGGCGAAGGTCGAGATCGAGCTGATCGCGGAAGTCTAG
- a CDS encoding PstS family phosphate ABC transporter substrate-binding protein encodes MRPLLFALVASTLLLGQGIPQYAPKVDPGLPAYVPVQGVNTVIESLGADSLTDVWEEWKAGFKVLQPQAQFKVTNGLSTTAVKALLDNTAPMIHLARELTLEEHQAFEKKFGYTPTKLVVCYDAFIVFVNAGNPIKDIGMDQLDAAFSTTHNAGYRRDMPVDTWGDLGVRGDFARRPIHPYMRAEGTASRSAIRDLVLLKGKYKPTVHDEVDWPSIAEAVMTDANGIGIATLSNWLARNKTLAVTPLQAKDPVPPTQENVVSGKYPLARTYYFYVNRAPGKPLAPAILEFLQYLLSRQGQTAVAQASLYPVPADIAQLYRKRLRAN; translated from the coding sequence ATGCGTCCCTTGCTCTTCGCCCTCGTGGCCAGCACGCTGCTGCTCGGCCAGGGCATCCCCCAGTACGCCCCCAAAGTGGATCCGGGCCTACCCGCCTACGTGCCGGTCCAGGGTGTCAACACGGTGATCGAAAGCCTCGGCGCCGATTCCCTGACGGATGTGTGGGAGGAGTGGAAGGCCGGGTTCAAGGTCCTCCAGCCCCAGGCCCAGTTCAAGGTCACCAACGGCCTCTCCACCACCGCCGTGAAGGCCCTGCTGGACAACACGGCGCCCATGATCCACCTGGCCCGCGAGCTCACGCTGGAGGAGCACCAGGCCTTCGAGAAGAAGTTCGGCTACACCCCCACCAAGCTGGTGGTCTGCTACGACGCGTTCATCGTCTTCGTCAATGCCGGCAATCCCATCAAGGACATCGGGATGGACCAGCTGGACGCGGCCTTCTCCACCACCCACAACGCCGGCTACAGGAGAGACATGCCCGTGGACACCTGGGGGGACCTGGGCGTCCGGGGCGACTTCGCCAGGCGCCCCATCCACCCCTACATGCGCGCCGAGGGTACGGCCTCGCGCTCGGCCATCCGCGACCTGGTGCTCCTGAAGGGCAAGTACAAGCCTACCGTCCATGACGAAGTGGACTGGCCGAGCATTGCGGAAGCCGTGATGACCGACGCCAACGGCATCGGCATCGCCACGCTGTCCAACTGGCTGGCCCGGAACAAGACCCTGGCGGTGACGCCGCTGCAGGCCAAGGACCCGGTGCCCCCGACCCAGGAGAACGTGGTCTCGGGCAAGTACCCCCTGGCTCGGACCTACTACTTCTATGTGAACCGGGCCCCCGGCAAGCCGCTCGCCCCGGCGATCTTGGAGTTTCTGCAGTATCTTCTCTCCCGCCAGGGGCAGACGGCCGTGGCCCAGGCCTCCCTCTACCCGGTGCCCGCCGACATCGCCCAGCTGTACCGGAAGCGGCTGCGCGCCAACTGA
- a CDS encoding PstS family phosphate ABC transporter substrate-binding protein, producing the protein MRHFALLLAACTALVGQGVAQYAPKVDPSFQAYAPAAQVEGLVESIGADSLADVWEEWRVAFRKAQPKAQFKVTHLPVPQALKGFLEGSAPLVHLPREMKVEEAQAFQKKYGYQPTKLVVCYDAFIVFVNAANPIKEMGMDQLDAAYSSTRLAGYRSSDATVETWGDLGVRNGDYSRRPINAYMRAEGLASRTTIQEMVLLKGKYKPTVLESPDWSGIAEAVMTDASGLGIGTLASWLSRNKTLALTPLHAKEAVAPTQENVVTGRYPLSRTYYLYVNRAPGKDLPPVVAEFLSFVLSREGQGAVAQAMLYPLPAEIAQMNRKRLRAN; encoded by the coding sequence ATGCGCCACTTCGCCTTATTGCTCGCGGCCTGCACCGCTCTGGTGGGCCAGGGGGTGGCCCAGTACGCCCCGAAAGTGGATCCGAGCTTCCAGGCCTATGCTCCCGCCGCCCAGGTGGAGGGGCTGGTGGAGAGCATCGGGGCGGATTCGCTGGCGGACGTGTGGGAGGAATGGCGCGTCGCCTTCAGGAAGGCCCAGCCCAAGGCCCAGTTCAAGGTCACCCACCTGCCCGTGCCGCAGGCGCTCAAGGGCTTCCTGGAGGGCAGCGCCCCCCTGGTGCACCTGCCCCGGGAGATGAAGGTGGAGGAGGCCCAGGCCTTCCAGAAGAAGTACGGCTACCAACCCACCAAGCTGGTCGTGTGCTACGACGCCTTCATCGTCTTCGTGAATGCGGCCAACCCCATCAAGGAGATGGGCATGGACCAGCTGGATGCGGCCTATTCCTCCACCAGGCTCGCCGGCTACCGGTCCTCCGATGCCACCGTGGAGACCTGGGGTGACCTGGGCGTCCGGAACGGGGACTACAGCCGGCGGCCGATCAATGCCTACATGCGGGCCGAAGGCCTCGCCTCCCGGACCACCATCCAGGAGATGGTGCTCCTGAAGGGGAAGTACAAGCCCACCGTCCTGGAAAGCCCGGACTGGTCCGGCATCGCGGAAGCGGTCATGACCGATGCCTCGGGTCTGGGCATCGGCACCCTCGCCAGCTGGCTGAGCCGCAACAAGACCTTGGCGCTGACGCCGCTCCACGCGAAGGAGGCCGTGGCCCCCACCCAGGAGAACGTGGTGACCGGCCGGTATCCCCTGTCGCGCACCTACTACCTGTATGTGAACCGCGCCCCCGGCAAGGACCTACCCCCGGTGGTGGCGGAATTCCTGTCCTTCGTGCTGTCGCGGGAGGGCCAGGGGGCCGTGGCCCAGGCCATGCTGTATCCCCTGCCTGCCGAGATCGCCCAGATGAACCGGAAGCGGCTCCGGGCGAATTAG
- a CDS encoding Hpt domain-containing protein, whose amino-acid sequence MAPSDLLDLTTLQNLVELDDGSHGLVQEMIGIFREDTPHRIEDILQAVTDRDAEAFSRAAHALKGGSGALGARSLRARAAELEALGRGGSLEVGPDLRAQLEALFQASLAALEAYVREGESRQA is encoded by the coding sequence GTGGCCCCTTCGGACCTGCTCGATCTGACGACCCTCCAGAACCTGGTGGAACTGGATGACGGCAGCCATGGCCTGGTGCAGGAGATGATCGGCATCTTCCGGGAGGACACCCCACACCGGATCGAGGACATCCTGCAGGCCGTGACGGATCGGGATGCCGAGGCCTTCTCCCGCGCCGCCCATGCCCTCAAGGGGGGCTCCGGCGCCCTGGGCGCCAGGTCTCTGCGCGCCCGGGCTGCGGAGCTGGAAGCCCTGGGCCGCGGCGGTTCCCTGGAGGTCGGCCCGGACCTGCGGGCCCAGCTGGAAGCGCTCTTCCAGGCCAGCCTCGCGGCCCTGGAGGCCTACGTGCGCGAGGGCGAATCCCGGCAGGCCTGA
- a CDS encoding transglycosylase SLT domain-containing protein yields MVRPVLILPFVALALSAGMPRASRAAKPGVTYLYTYYDRQGRLVINNLPPSYMKGQGLILKHVGVGKVRLAVTSAEMARALKSPELIALVDEIAQTEGVDIHLARAIIQAESAFNYKARSKAGALGLMQLMPSTAERFGVLDPFDPRQNISGGVKYLKWLHGYYEGDLHKVVAAYNAGEGAVNRYKGVPPFRETRAYVPKVLDLYQRKAVQPDPKLAGSMALLKRGRGGFEVEEQKAVAEPTAQQRAATRIYQWTDATGRVQISDQPPPKGTSGVKSFGAP; encoded by the coding sequence ATGGTCCGCCCGGTCCTCATCCTCCCCTTCGTCGCCTTGGCTCTGTCCGCCGGGATGCCGAGGGCTTCCAGGGCAGCGAAGCCCGGGGTCACCTACCTCTACACCTACTACGACCGCCAGGGCCGGCTGGTGATCAACAACCTGCCGCCCAGCTACATGAAGGGACAGGGGCTGATCCTCAAGCATGTGGGCGTCGGCAAGGTGCGCCTTGCCGTCACTTCCGCGGAGATGGCCCGGGCCCTGAAGAGCCCCGAGCTCATTGCCCTGGTGGATGAGATCGCCCAGACCGAGGGCGTGGACATCCACCTGGCGCGGGCCATCATCCAGGCGGAGAGCGCCTTCAACTACAAGGCCCGCTCCAAGGCCGGCGCTCTGGGCCTCATGCAGCTCATGCCCTCCACGGCCGAGCGCTTCGGCGTACTGGATCCCTTCGATCCCCGCCAGAACATCAGCGGCGGCGTGAAGTACCTGAAATGGCTCCACGGCTACTACGAGGGTGACCTGCACAAGGTGGTGGCGGCCTACAACGCAGGGGAGGGCGCCGTGAACCGCTACAAGGGGGTCCCGCCGTTCCGCGAGACCCGGGCCTACGTGCCGAAGGTGCTCGACCTCTACCAGCGCAAGGCGGTGCAGCCTGATCCCAAGCTGGCTGGCAGCATGGCCCTGCTGAAGCGGGGCCGGGGCGGCTTCGAAGTGGAGGAGCAGAAGGCCGTGGCGGAACCCACGGCCCAGCAGCGGGCCGCCACGCGCATCTACCAGTGGACCGATGCCACGGGCCGGGTCCAGATCAGCGATCAGCCCCCGCCCAAGGGCACGAGCGGCGTGAAGTCCTTCGGGGCGCCCTGA